The Flaviramulus sp. BrNp1-15 genome has a window encoding:
- a CDS encoding mechanosensitive ion channel family protein codes for MKEQLTEAYGNLIEKLQGWFNTIIENIPNLILAIIVLVAAYFTAKYVNKIVNKLVSKRVSQASISNMIARISAVVVVLAGLFLALGILNLSKTLTSLLAGAGVAGLAIGLALQGTLSNTFAGVVLSFRKKIQIGNWVETNGFSGEVIDINLKDFTLREADNNMVVIPNKLILENPLKNYSLTTKMRVFLECGVGYESDLEKVEQLTKETIAKTFDQVESSNDVEFYYTEFGDSSINYLCRFWIDAESMLEKLKAKTKAIIEIKKAYDKEGINIPFPIRTLQFDNKLSLNTSKLNKQFSDN; via the coding sequence ATGAAAGAACAATTAACAGAGGCTTACGGAAATTTAATAGAAAAGCTTCAAGGATGGTTTAATACCATTATAGAAAATATACCAAATTTAATATTAGCAATAATCGTATTGGTTGCAGCTTATTTCACTGCAAAATATGTAAACAAAATTGTAAACAAATTAGTGTCTAAAAGAGTGAGTCAAGCTTCAATAAGTAATATGATTGCTCGTATATCTGCAGTAGTTGTAGTATTAGCAGGGTTGTTTTTGGCTTTAGGAATTCTAAATTTAAGCAAAACATTAACCTCATTATTAGCTGGTGCTGGTGTAGCTGGTTTAGCAATAGGTTTAGCTTTACAAGGCACTTTATCTAATACATTTGCAGGTGTTGTGTTATCATTTCGTAAAAAAATTCAAATAGGAAATTGGGTAGAAACCAATGGATTTTCAGGAGAAGTTATTGATATAAACCTTAAAGACTTCACATTAAGAGAGGCTGATAACAATATGGTAGTTATACCTAACAAGCTTATTTTAGAAAACCCACTTAAAAATTATTCATTAACTACTAAAATGCGTGTTTTTCTTGAATGTGGAGTAGGGTATGAATCCGATTTAGAAAAAGTAGAACAGCTTACTAAAGAAACCATAGCAAAAACTTTTGATCAAGTTGAAAGTTCTAATGATGTAGAATTCTATTATACTGAATTTGGAGATAGTTCTATTAATTATTTATGTAGATTTTGGATTGATGCCGAAAGCATGTTGGAAAAACTTAAAGCTAAAACCAAAGCCATCATTGAGATTAAAAAAGCTTACGATAAAGAAGGTATTAATATTCCGTTCCCAATACGAACCTTACAATTCGATAATAAGCTATCACTAAATACTTCAAAATTAAATAAGCAATTTTCAGATAACTGA
- a CDS encoding Dps family protein — translation MSYLNMKDEELLTVVVELNILLADYHIYYQKLRSNHWNILGKNFFDLHVKFEELYNDARVKIDEIAERILTLRYHPMSKFSDYLKVSSISEAEPLKSDTEMVNEIIKDHKLILKQMSKVVEKAERINDEGTIDLIGAYIRELEKSSWMLSAWNKNTKDNLKTSVVEVS, via the coding sequence ATGAGTTATTTGAACATGAAAGATGAAGAATTATTAACTGTTGTAGTAGAGCTAAATATTCTTTTAGCAGATTATCATATCTATTATCAAAAATTAAGAAGTAACCATTGGAATATCCTTGGTAAAAACTTTTTTGATTTGCATGTAAAGTTTGAAGAGCTTTACAACGATGCCAGAGTTAAGATAGATGAAATTGCAGAACGTATATTAACACTTCGTTATCACCCAATGAGTAAGTTTAGTGATTATTTAAAAGTGTCATCAATATCAGAAGCTGAGCCTTTAAAATCTGATACCGAAATGGTTAATGAAATTATTAAAGATCATAAACTTATTTTAAAACAAATGTCTAAAGTGGTTGAAAAGGCTGAACGTATTAATGACGAAGGTACAATAGACTTAATTGGTGCTTATATTAGAGAGTTAGAAAAATCTAGTTGGATGTTAAGCGCTTGGAATAAAAACACCAAAGACAATCTTAAAACAAGCGTAGTAGAAGTGAGTTAG
- a CDS encoding tRNA pseudouridine(38-40) synthase TruA has protein sequence MKKYFYVINIQYLGYRFHGWQKQPDVKTLHLMVDRTLNFILDGKPFKSLSSGRTDAMVSAENAAFELFLREPIDDLEAFLELFNYNLPQDIRALNIREVDSKFNIINHSKIKEYLYLFTYGEKCHPFCAPIMTTILDDLDIELMKKGAKLFEGKHYYKSYCYKPTNNGQYNREILTCELVENTLYEASYFPEKSYILRVKGKGFMRNQIRLMMGTLIDLGKGKLAIKTIEESLLPQSNIKMDYIAPASGLILKNIEFL, from the coding sequence ATGAAAAAATACTTTTACGTTATAAATATTCAATATTTAGGTTACAGATTTCACGGTTGGCAAAAACAACCCGATGTAAAAACACTGCACTTAATGGTTGATAGAACACTAAATTTTATTCTAGATGGTAAACCTTTTAAAAGTTTAAGTTCAGGTAGAACAGACGCTATGGTTTCTGCTGAAAATGCAGCTTTTGAATTATTTTTAAGAGAACCTATTGATGATTTAGAGGCTTTTTTGGAGTTATTCAATTACAACTTACCGCAAGACATTCGAGCATTGAATATTAGAGAAGTTGATTCTAAATTCAACATTATTAATCATTCAAAAATTAAAGAGTATTTATATTTGTTTACTTACGGTGAAAAATGCCATCCGTTTTGTGCGCCAATAATGACAACCATTTTAGATGATTTAGATATTGAACTCATGAAAAAAGGTGCTAAACTGTTTGAAGGGAAGCATTATTATAAATCTTATTGTTATAAACCAACTAATAATGGGCAATATAATCGTGAAATTTTAACCTGCGAATTGGTTGAAAACACATTATATGAAGCTAGTTACTTTCCAGAAAAATCATATATATTACGAGTTAAAGGTAAGGGGTTTATGCGTAATCAAATTCGGTTAATGATGGGAACATTAATTGATTTAGGAAAAGGAAAACTCGCTATAAAAACTATAGAAGAAAGCCTGTTACCACAAAGCAACATTAAAATGGATTATATAGCTCCAGCATCAGGTTTAATTCTAAAAAACATAGAATTTTTATAA
- a CDS encoding alpha/beta hydrolase-fold protein, with product MFSQSEYVFTEDSKIQEGVPQGKITKHTFESSIFKNTSRAYQVYIPAQYDASKPAAFMIFQDGHAYANKNGEFKIPIVFDNLIHQGKMPVTIGLFINPGHDKSIGDIDSPWRSSNRSVEYDSMNDDYGRFLIEEMIPELKKTYNISDDPKMRAIGGLSSGGICAFSAAWFHPEVFHKVLSHFGSFADIRGGHNYPPMIRKADKKDIKVFLQDGKNDLDNQFGNWWLANLQMEKALKFKDYNYMFVSGDGGHDGKQGGTILPETLEWLWSDVVKNEKVTSGVYKYEADKLLINGETTHFQKMEFSSISINPNDSIHNFNYDIKEQIFIVKEGEIEVTIGEETKTIGPNSVAFVLPKDRIHIKNSSENSALVYHMLYSAKEKLDLKRGKDNAGSFIIDFDELEFNEHDRGGIRNYFHTKTATVGYYEMHVTNLNAGIKSHEPHTHHAAEIVLMIKGNTQMEIGEKIYKGQTGDIYFLASDVPHAIENIGNEQCMYFAFQWD from the coding sequence ATGTTTTCGCAAAGCGAATATGTATTCACTGAAGATTCAAAAATACAAGAAGGCGTGCCACAAGGTAAAATCACTAAACATACATTTGAAAGCAGCATTTTTAAAAATACCAGTAGAGCATATCAAGTGTATATTCCTGCGCAATATGATGCTTCAAAACCAGCTGCATTCATGATTTTTCAAGATGGTCATGCGTATGCAAATAAAAATGGGGAATTTAAAATTCCTATTGTTTTTGATAATTTAATTCATCAAGGAAAAATGCCTGTAACTATTGGTTTATTTATAAATCCTGGACATGATAAGAGTATAGGTGATATTGATAGTCCATGGCGTAGTAGTAACAGAAGCGTTGAATATGATAGTATGAATGATGATTACGGACGTTTTTTAATTGAAGAAATGATTCCAGAATTAAAGAAAACTTATAATATTTCTGATGACCCAAAAATGCGTGCTATTGGAGGTTTATCTTCTGGTGGGATTTGTGCGTTTTCAGCGGCTTGGTTTCATCCAGAAGTATTTCATAAAGTATTAAGTCATTTTGGGAGTTTTGCCGATATACGTGGTGGACATAATTATCCTCCAATGATAAGAAAAGCAGATAAAAAAGATATTAAAGTGTTTCTACAAGACGGAAAAAATGATTTAGATAATCAATTCGGAAATTGGTGGTTGGCTAATCTTCAAATGGAAAAAGCTTTAAAGTTTAAAGATTATAATTATATGTTTGTTTCAGGTGATGGTGGACATGATGGGAAACAAGGCGGAACTATTTTACCCGAAACTTTAGAATGGTTGTGGAGTGATGTTGTGAAAAATGAAAAAGTAACTTCTGGAGTTTATAAATATGAAGCTGATAAGCTATTAATAAATGGAGAAACAACACATTTTCAAAAAATGGAGTTTTCTTCAATTTCAATAAACCCTAATGATTCTATTCACAATTTTAACTATGATATTAAAGAACAAATTTTTATTGTAAAAGAAGGCGAAATAGAAGTAACTATCGGAGAAGAAACTAAAACTATTGGTCCTAATAGTGTTGCTTTTGTATTGCCAAAAGATAGAATTCATATTAAAAATTCATCTGAAAACTCAGCATTAGTCTATCATATGTTATATAGCGCCAAAGAAAAGTTAGATTTAAAAAGAGGAAAAGATAACGCAGGATCTTTTATTATTGATTTTGATGAATTAGAGTTTAATGAGCACGATAGAGGAGGCATTAGAAACTATTTCCACACCAAAACAGCTACTGTTGGGTATTATGAGATGCACGTTACCAATTTAAATGCAGGTATTAAAAGCCATGAGCCACATACACATCATGCAGCAGAAATTGTACTTATGATTAAAGGGAATACACAAATGGAAATTGGTGAAAAAATATATAAAGGACAAACAGGGGATATTTACTTTTTAGCATCAGATGTCCCACATGCCATAGAAAATATAGGAAACGAACAATGTATGTACTTTGCTTTTCAGTGGGATTAA
- a CDS encoding putative oxidoreductase C-terminal domain-containing protein, whose product MSVRILCFTCIAIMFMSCKTDKKEESQQKEIQFITVDPGHFHAALVQKYSYPEVDSTVHIYAPKSDDVKLHLNRIDGFNSRDDNPTQWNSILYTGNDFFEKMISEKKGNVVVLAGNNQKKTEYINKSISEGLHVLADKPMAINTEDFKLLKETFQLAKQKNVLLYDVMTERFEITSILQRELSMNKAIFGEFEKGSLENPTITKESVHHFFKYVSGNILTRPPWFFDVEQEGEGIVDVTTHLVDLIQWQCYPNQILNESDVELISAKREPTILTKKEFKAVTKQNDFPEYLRKDIVNDTALAVYCNGEINYKLKDIHAKVSVKWNYKAPEGTKDTHFSKMRGTLANLSIKQGEAQNYKPTLYIEVENPSEVYTKTLLEEFKNLEEKYSGISLKEIDNGWEVIIPESYKNGHEAHFSQVTEKFIEYLTNGNLPEWEIPNMITKYYTTTKALELAKSN is encoded by the coding sequence ATGAGTGTTAGAATATTGTGTTTTACTTGTATTGCAATTATGTTTATGTCATGCAAAACAGATAAAAAAGAAGAGTCTCAGCAAAAAGAAATCCAATTTATAACTGTTGATCCAGGGCATTTTCATGCAGCTTTAGTTCAAAAGTATAGTTATCCAGAAGTCGATTCAACAGTTCATATTTATGCACCAAAAAGTGATGATGTTAAACTTCATTTGAATAGGATTGATGGTTTTAATTCCCGTGATGATAATCCAACCCAATGGAATAGTATTTTATATACTGGAAACGATTTTTTTGAAAAAATGATTTCAGAAAAGAAAGGTAATGTTGTTGTTCTTGCAGGAAACAATCAAAAAAAAACAGAATATATCAATAAGTCAATTAGTGAAGGTTTACATGTGCTTGCAGATAAACCAATGGCGATTAATACTGAAGATTTTAAGTTATTAAAAGAAACATTTCAATTAGCAAAACAAAAGAATGTATTGCTATATGATGTCATGACAGAACGTTTTGAAATCACATCCATTTTACAACGTGAATTATCAATGAACAAAGCTATTTTTGGAGAGTTTGAAAAAGGATCTCTAGAAAATCCAACCATTACAAAAGAGAGCGTTCACCATTTTTTTAAATATGTTTCTGGTAATATTTTAACGCGTCCACCATGGTTTTTTGATGTAGAACAAGAAGGCGAAGGTATTGTAGATGTCACTACGCATTTGGTAGACTTAATTCAATGGCAATGTTATCCTAATCAAATTTTAAATGAAAGTGATGTGGAATTAATTTCCGCAAAACGGGAACCAACAATCTTAACTAAAAAAGAATTTAAAGCAGTAACAAAACAAAATGATTTTCCTGAGTATCTTCGAAAAGATATTGTAAACGATACTGCTTTAGCGGTTTATTGCAACGGAGAAATCAATTACAAACTCAAAGACATTCATGCAAAAGTATCTGTAAAATGGAATTATAAAGCACCAGAAGGTACAAAAGACACTCATTTTTCTAAAATGCGAGGAACACTTGCAAACCTTTCAATTAAACAAGGAGAAGCACAAAATTACAAACCAACATTATATATTGAAGTTGAAAATCCTTCAGAAGTATATACAAAAACACTACTTGAAGAATTTAAAAATTTAGAAGAAAAATACTCTGGTATTTCTTTAAAGGAAATAGATAACGGTTGGGAAGTTATAATTCCAGAATCTTATAAAAATGGACATGAAGCTCATTTTTCTCAAGTCACTGAAAAATTCATTGAGTATTTAACAAACGGTAATTTACCAGAATGGGAAATACCTAATATGATTACAAAATATTATACCACAACAAAAGCCTTAGAGCTTGCTAAATCAAATTAA
- a CDS encoding Gfo/Idh/MocA family protein: MSKKISRRSFIKTTSKASAATVVLSGIPSIVPASVFGKNAPSNRINIAAIGTGRISRVYDMPQVWRHDDTQIVAVCDVDAHRSIDAKVLVEKYYSEKLSKPFNGVSSYTDYRELLLNKDIDAVIISTPDHWHAKMGVDAVRAGKDIFMQKPASLTIKGGRFLSDEVRKTDRIFQIGSQQRSSPQFRYAAELVRNGRIGELKKVYVGLPGDPSGDVEIETPVPPNLNYDMWLGATPEVFYTEKRVHPQVGYGRPGWLRCEQFGAGMITGWGSHHIDSAHWAMNTELTGPIEIWGSAEFPKSGLWNVHGIFTTYAKYANGVEMVVSNELPNGVKFEGTEGWIFVTRGDYRVTASDPVADENGVKPLDASDTKIITSAIGANEIHLPVSENHHRNWIDSLKSRKQPIAPVEEAHRSCSACLLHHMAMKLNRKLYWNPDTEQFKNDDEANSMLSRQQREKYAVKY; this comes from the coding sequence ATGTCAAAAAAAATATCACGAAGAAGCTTTATTAAAACAACTTCAAAAGCTTCAGCTGCAACAGTAGTTTTATCAGGAATTCCAAGTATAGTTCCGGCCAGTGTATTTGGTAAAAATGCACCAAGTAATCGCATAAATATTGCTGCAATTGGTACAGGTAGAATTTCTAGAGTTTACGATATGCCACAAGTTTGGAGGCATGATGATACGCAAATAGTAGCAGTTTGCGATGTTGATGCCCATAGATCTATTGATGCAAAAGTTTTGGTAGAGAAATATTATTCTGAAAAATTAAGTAAACCATTTAATGGTGTTTCTTCATATACTGATTATCGTGAGTTATTGCTTAATAAAGATATTGATGCAGTAATTATTAGCACACCAGACCATTGGCATGCAAAAATGGGTGTTGATGCAGTGCGTGCAGGTAAAGATATTTTTATGCAAAAACCAGCATCGTTAACCATAAAAGGAGGGCGCTTTTTAAGCGATGAAGTAAGAAAAACAGATAGAATCTTTCAAATTGGAAGTCAGCAACGATCTTCTCCTCAATTTCGATATGCAGCAGAATTAGTACGAAACGGTAGAATAGGAGAGTTAAAAAAAGTATATGTTGGTTTGCCAGGAGACCCAAGTGGTGACGTAGAAATAGAAACTCCAGTACCACCAAACTTAAATTATGATATGTGGTTAGGTGCAACACCAGAAGTGTTTTATACCGAAAAACGTGTGCATCCCCAAGTTGGTTATGGTAGACCTGGGTGGTTGCGTTGTGAGCAATTTGGTGCTGGAATGATTACAGGCTGGGGCTCACATCATATAGATTCCGCACATTGGGCAATGAACACTGAGCTTACTGGACCGATTGAAATTTGGGGAAGCGCAGAGTTTCCAAAATCTGGATTGTGGAATGTTCATGGCATTTTTACTACCTATGCAAAATATGCAAACGGCGTAGAAATGGTAGTTTCAAATGAATTACCTAATGGCGTAAAATTTGAAGGAACTGAAGGTTGGATATTTGTAACACGAGGCGATTATCGCGTAACGGCTAGTGACCCTGTTGCAGATGAAAATGGTGTAAAACCTTTAGATGCAAGTGATACTAAAATTATCACATCTGCAATAGGAGCTAATGAAATTCATTTACCTGTTAGTGAAAATCATCACAGAAACTGGATTGATAGTCTTAAATCGCGTAAGCAACCAATTGCTCCGGTTGAAGAAGCGCATCGCTCATGTTCTGCATGTTTATTACATCACATGGCTATGAAATTAAATAGAAAACTATATTGGAATCCTGATACAGAGCAGTTTAAAAATGATGATGAAGCAAACAGTATGTTATCAAGACAGCAACGTGAAAAATATGCTGTTAAGTATTAA
- a CDS encoding PmoA family protein produces the protein MQLTKTITLLFVIVIFTSCKSVKEKEPILSISKENGLLLVKHNDTTLLGYQFGIMYPPKGVDSAYQRSGFFHPVNTLKGSRLTRIHPEDHYHHFGLWNPWTRTFFEGDTLDFWNIRGKQATVRHAEFKNTKTTDDFVEYQTLHEHVVLKDDKNKVALNELQTVRIHNPKENYYIIDLQFDYSCATESPFKILAYHYQGLGWRGTEAWNDDNSSIITSEGKTRIDADNTTSRWMLYQGELGDDSGGMIMLSHTNNYSHPEPIRVWPVGNHEGSTFANFNPTKYEDWTFEPGKTYTLNYRLIVFDGEKTPENAETFWVDYTK, from the coding sequence ATGCAACTTACAAAAACCATCACATTGCTATTTGTAATAGTGATATTCACTTCATGTAAATCTGTTAAAGAAAAGGAGCCTATTTTATCAATATCAAAAGAGAATGGGTTACTATTAGTTAAGCATAACGATACAACACTCTTAGGATATCAATTCGGAATTATGTATCCGCCAAAAGGAGTAGATTCTGCATATCAACGTAGTGGATTTTTTCATCCTGTTAATACTTTAAAAGGGTCTCGTTTAACTCGTATTCATCCGGAAGATCATTATCATCACTTTGGTTTATGGAATCCATGGACAAGAACTTTTTTTGAAGGCGATACATTAGATTTTTGGAACATTCGTGGCAAACAAGCAACTGTGCGTCATGCTGAATTCAAAAACACAAAAACTACAGATGATTTTGTTGAATATCAAACCCTCCATGAGCATGTTGTTTTGAAAGACGATAAGAATAAAGTAGCTTTAAATGAATTACAAACCGTGAGAATTCATAATCCAAAAGAAAACTATTATATCATCGATTTGCAGTTTGATTATAGTTGTGCTACTGAAAGTCCTTTTAAAATATTAGCCTATCATTATCAAGGATTGGGTTGGCGCGGAACAGAAGCGTGGAATGATGATAATAGTAGCATTATAACTTCTGAAGGAAAAACAAGAATAGATGCTGATAATACTACGTCGCGTTGGATGTTGTATCAAGGTGAATTAGGTGATGATTCTGGTGGTATGATTATGTTATCACATACTAATAATTACAGTCACCCAGAGCCCATTAGAGTTTGGCCTGTAGGAAATCATGAAGGTAGTACGTTTGCGAATTTCAATCCAACAAAATATGAAGACTGGACTTTTGAACCTGGAAAAACATACACACTAAATTACAGATTAATTGTTTTTGATGGTGAAAAAACACCAGAAAATGCTGAAACATTTTGGGTAGATTATACTAAGTAA
- a CDS encoding thioesterase family protein, whose translation MNKKGASYQHKLTVFKEHIDVLNHVNNVVYVQWVNDIAEKHWSILTNEAINKKYFWVLLKHEIDYLGQAILGDELTIKTQVGETSGVKSIRYVEIYKDKKLIIKSQTTWCLIDVNTLKPTRIQKDILDTLNNSD comes from the coding sequence GTGAATAAAAAAGGCGCATCATACCAACATAAACTAACCGTATTTAAAGAACATATAGATGTTTTAAATCATGTAAATAATGTGGTTTATGTTCAATGGGTAAATGATATTGCTGAAAAACATTGGTCTATACTTACAAACGAAGCGATTAATAAAAAATACTTCTGGGTATTATTAAAACACGAAATAGATTATTTAGGACAAGCTATTTTGGGGGATGAACTAACCATAAAAACCCAAGTAGGAGAAACTTCAGGTGTAAAATCTATTCGTTATGTTGAGATTTATAAAGATAAAAAGTTGATTATCAAATCTCAAACTACTTGGTGTTTAATTGATGTAAACACATTAAAACCTACACGAATTCAAAAAGATATTTTAGATACTCTCAATAATTCAGATTAA